From a region of the Streptacidiphilus albus JL83 genome:
- the gyrB gene encoding DNA topoisomerase (ATP-hydrolyzing) subunit B, which produces MSAVTSSLSENNSSYDASAITVLEGLDAVRKRPGMYIGSTGERGLHHLVYEVVDNAVDEALAGHADTIDVTILPDGGVRVTDNGRGIPVGIVPGQGKPAVEVVLTVLHAGGKFGGGGYSVSGGLHGVGVSVVNALSQRLSVEIKTDGHRWSQDYKLGAPTAELERHEATTETGTAVTFWADGDIFETVEYSFDTLSRRFQEMAFLNKGLTIALTDERPDHVDDEGKPFSVKYHYEGGISDFVTYLNARKGELIHPTVIDFEAEDKGRTISVEVAMQWNSAYTESVHSFANTIHTHEGGTHEEGFRAALTGLVNRYARDKKLLREKDENLTGEDIREGLTAIISVKLGEPQFEGQTKTKLGNTEAKTFVQKVVHEHLNDWLDRNPVEAGDIIRKSITAATARVAARKVRDLTRRKGLLETASLPGKLSDCQSKDPSECEIFIVEGDSAGGSAKQGRDPRVQAILPIRGKILNVEKARIDKVLQNAEVQALISAFGTGVHDDFDAAKLRYHKIVLMADADVDGHHINTLLLTLLFRFMRPLIEGGHVYLARPPLYKIKWGRDDVEYVYSDAERDASIAAGRAAGRKLPKDDAIQRFKGLGEMNAEELRLTTMDRDHRLLGQVTLEDAARADDLFSILMGEDVEARRSFIQRNAKDVRFLDV; this is translated from the coding sequence CTGTCTGCGGTCACCAGCTCGCTGTCGGAGAACAACTCCTCCTACGACGCCAGCGCCATCACCGTGCTGGAGGGGCTGGACGCGGTCCGCAAGCGCCCCGGTATGTACATCGGCTCGACCGGTGAGCGCGGGCTCCACCACCTCGTCTACGAGGTGGTGGACAACGCCGTCGACGAGGCCCTGGCGGGCCATGCCGACACCATCGACGTGACGATCCTGCCGGACGGCGGGGTCCGGGTGACCGACAACGGCCGCGGGATCCCGGTGGGCATCGTCCCCGGGCAGGGCAAGCCGGCCGTCGAGGTCGTGCTCACCGTGCTGCACGCCGGCGGCAAGTTCGGCGGCGGCGGCTACTCCGTCTCCGGCGGTCTGCACGGCGTCGGCGTCTCGGTGGTGAACGCGCTGTCGCAGCGGCTCTCCGTGGAGATCAAGACGGACGGGCACCGCTGGAGCCAGGACTACAAGCTCGGTGCACCGACCGCGGAGCTGGAGCGGCACGAGGCCACCACGGAGACCGGTACCGCGGTCACCTTCTGGGCCGACGGGGACATCTTCGAGACCGTCGAGTACTCCTTCGACACCCTCTCGCGGCGCTTCCAGGAGATGGCCTTCCTCAACAAGGGCCTGACCATCGCGCTGACCGACGAGCGTCCCGACCATGTGGACGACGAGGGCAAGCCCTTCTCGGTGAAGTACCACTACGAGGGCGGCATCTCCGACTTCGTCACCTACCTGAACGCCCGCAAGGGCGAGCTGATCCACCCCACGGTCATCGACTTCGAGGCCGAGGACAAGGGTCGGACGATCTCGGTCGAGGTCGCGATGCAGTGGAACTCGGCGTACACCGAGAGCGTCCACTCCTTCGCCAACACCATCCACACCCATGAGGGCGGCACTCACGAGGAGGGCTTCCGCGCGGCGCTGACCGGCCTGGTCAACCGCTACGCGCGGGACAAGAAGCTGCTCCGCGAGAAGGACGAGAACCTCACCGGCGAGGACATCCGCGAGGGCCTGACCGCGATCATCAGCGTCAAGCTGGGCGAGCCGCAGTTCGAGGGCCAGACCAAGACCAAGCTGGGCAACACCGAGGCCAAGACCTTTGTGCAGAAGGTCGTCCACGAGCACCTGAACGACTGGCTGGACCGGAACCCGGTCGAGGCCGGCGACATCATCCGCAAGTCGATCACTGCCGCGACGGCGCGGGTCGCCGCCCGCAAGGTGCGCGACCTGACCCGGCGTAAGGGGCTGCTGGAGACCGCGTCGCTGCCGGGCAAGCTCTCGGACTGCCAGTCCAAGGACCCGTCCGAGTGCGAGATCTTCATCGTCGAGGGTGACTCGGCCGGCGGCTCCGCCAAGCAGGGCCGCGACCCGCGGGTGCAGGCGATCCTGCCGATCCGCGGCAAGATCCTCAATGTGGAGAAGGCCAGGATCGACAAGGTCCTGCAGAACGCCGAGGTCCAGGCGCTGATCTCGGCCTTCGGCACCGGCGTCCACGACGACTTCGACGCCGCGAAGCTGCGCTACCACAAGATCGTGCTGATGGCCGACGCCGACGTCGACGGCCACCACATCAACACCCTGCTGCTCACCCTGCTGTTCCGCTTCATGCGCCCGCTGATCGAGGGCGGCCACGTCTACCTGGCCCGCCCGCCGCTGTACAAGATCAAGTGGGGCCGGGACGACGTGGAGTACGTCTACTCCGACGCCGAGCGCGACGCCTCCATCGCGGCCGGCCGCGCGGCCGGGCGGAAGCTCCCCAAGGACGACGCGATCCAGCGGTTCAAGGGCCTCGGCGAGATGAACGCCGAGGAGCTCCGGCTCACCACCATGGACCGGGACCACCGCCTGCTGGGCCAGGTCACCCTGGAGGACGCCGCCCGCGCGGACGACCTGTTCTCCATTCTGATGGGCGAGGACGTCGAGGCCCGCCGCTCCTTCATCCAGCGCAACGCCAAGGACGTCCGCTTCCTGGACGTCTGA
- the gyrA gene encoding DNA gyrase subunit A, with translation MAALARTDLRIEQVELESEMQRSYLDYAMSVIVSRALPEVRDGLKPVHRRVLYAMYDGGYRPEKGYYKCARVVGDVMGNYHPHGDTSIYDTVVRLAQPWSLRMPLVDGNGNFGSPGNDPAAAMRYTECKMMPLAMEMMRDIDEETVDFSANYDGRSQEPDVLPARFPNLLVNGATGIAVGMATNIPPHNLREVASGALWYLANPTASNEELQEALIERIKGPDFPTGALIVGRRGIEDAYRTGRGSITMRAVVEVEEIQGRQCLVITELPYQVNPDNLALKIADLVKDGRVGGIADVRDESSSRTGQRLVVVLKRDAVAKVVLNNLYKHTDLQTNFGANMLALVDGVPRTLAIDAFIRHWVNHQIEVIVRRTTFRLRKAEERAHILRGLLKALDAIDEVIATIRRSHTVEESRAGLMALLAIDEIQANAILEMQLRRLAALEHQKITAEYDELMSKINEYNAILASPERQRAIIAEELAIVVEKYGDERRSTLIPYEGDMSVEDLIAEEDIVVTITRGGYVKRTRSDLYRSQKRGGKGVRGAQLKQDDIVDHFFVTTTHNWILFFTNKGRVYRAKGYELPDAGRDARGQHVANLLAFQPGEHIAQVMAVRTYEAAPYLVLATREGLVKKTPLKDYDSPRSGGLIAINLRTDDSGRDDELIGAELVSADDDLLLVSRKAQAIRFTATDESMRPMSRATSGVKGMSFREGDELLSLNVIRPGTYVFTATDGGYAKRTKVDEYRVQGRGGLGIKAAKIVEDRGSLVGALVVEESDEILAITLGGGVIRTRVAEVRETSRDTMGVQLINLGKRDAVVGIARNAEGAGEDELDETADGEAAVDGTVDASGTEAAPADAEATESGVGEDEDQDRTDDSSD, from the coding sequence CTGGCCGCCCTGGCCCGCACCGACCTGCGCATCGAACAGGTCGAGCTCGAGAGCGAGATGCAGCGCTCCTACCTCGACTACGCGATGAGCGTGATCGTGAGCCGGGCCCTGCCCGAGGTCCGCGACGGCCTCAAGCCGGTGCACCGCCGGGTGCTGTACGCGATGTACGACGGCGGCTACCGGCCGGAGAAGGGCTACTACAAGTGCGCCCGCGTCGTCGGCGACGTGATGGGCAACTACCACCCGCACGGTGACACCTCGATCTACGACACCGTGGTCCGGCTGGCGCAGCCCTGGTCGCTGCGGATGCCGCTGGTGGACGGCAACGGCAACTTCGGCTCGCCGGGCAACGACCCGGCGGCGGCCATGCGCTACACCGAGTGCAAGATGATGCCGCTGGCCATGGAGATGATGCGGGACATCGACGAGGAGACCGTCGACTTCTCCGCCAACTACGACGGCCGCTCGCAGGAGCCCGACGTCCTCCCGGCCCGCTTCCCGAACCTGCTGGTCAACGGCGCGACCGGGATCGCGGTCGGGATGGCGACCAACATCCCGCCGCACAACCTGCGCGAGGTCGCCTCGGGTGCGCTGTGGTACCTGGCCAACCCGACCGCCTCCAACGAGGAGCTCCAGGAAGCCCTGATCGAGCGGATCAAGGGCCCGGACTTCCCGACCGGCGCGCTGATCGTCGGCCGCCGCGGGATCGAGGACGCCTACCGCACCGGTCGCGGCTCGATCACCATGCGTGCGGTGGTCGAGGTCGAGGAGATCCAGGGCCGTCAGTGCCTGGTGATCACCGAGCTGCCGTACCAGGTCAACCCGGACAACCTGGCGCTGAAGATCGCGGACCTGGTGAAGGACGGCCGGGTCGGCGGCATCGCCGACGTCCGTGACGAGTCCTCCTCGCGGACCGGCCAGCGGCTGGTCGTGGTGCTCAAGCGCGACGCCGTGGCCAAGGTGGTGCTGAACAACCTCTACAAGCACACCGACCTGCAGACCAACTTCGGTGCCAACATGCTGGCCCTGGTCGACGGGGTGCCGCGGACGCTGGCGATCGACGCCTTCATCCGGCACTGGGTCAACCACCAGATCGAGGTCATCGTCCGGCGCACCACCTTCCGGCTGCGCAAGGCCGAGGAGCGCGCCCACATCCTGCGCGGGCTGCTCAAGGCCCTGGACGCGATCGACGAGGTCATCGCGACGATCCGGCGCTCGCACACGGTCGAGGAGTCGCGGGCGGGCCTGATGGCGCTGCTGGCGATCGACGAGATCCAGGCCAACGCGATCCTGGAGATGCAGCTGCGCCGGCTGGCCGCGCTGGAGCACCAGAAGATCACCGCCGAGTACGACGAGTTGATGTCCAAGATCAACGAGTACAACGCCATCCTGGCCTCCCCGGAGCGCCAGCGCGCCATCATCGCCGAGGAGCTGGCGATCGTGGTGGAGAAGTACGGCGACGAGCGCCGCTCCACGCTCATCCCCTACGAGGGCGACATGTCCGTCGAGGACCTGATCGCCGAAGAGGACATCGTCGTCACCATCACCCGGGGCGGCTACGTCAAGCGCACCCGGAGCGACCTCTACCGCTCGCAGAAGCGCGGCGGCAAGGGCGTGCGCGGTGCGCAGCTGAAGCAGGACGACATCGTCGACCACTTCTTCGTGACCACCACCCACAACTGGATCCTGTTCTTCACCAACAAGGGCCGGGTCTACCGCGCCAAGGGCTACGAGCTGCCGGACGCCGGCCGCGACGCCCGCGGCCAGCACGTGGCCAACCTGCTGGCGTTCCAGCCGGGCGAGCACATCGCGCAGGTGATGGCGGTGCGCACCTACGAGGCGGCCCCCTACCTGGTGCTGGCGACCCGTGAGGGCCTGGTCAAGAAGACCCCGCTGAAGGACTACGACTCACCTCGTTCGGGTGGTCTTATCGCGATCAACCTGCGGACCGACGATTCCGGCCGCGACGACGAGCTGATCGGCGCCGAGCTGGTCTCCGCCGACGACGACCTGCTGCTGGTGAGCCGGAAGGCCCAGGCGATCCGCTTCACCGCCACGGACGAGTCGATGCGGCCGATGAGCCGGGCCACGTCGGGTGTGAAGGGGATGAGTTTCCGCGAGGGCGACGAGCTGCTCTCGCTGAACGTCATCCGCCCGGGCACCTATGTGTTCACGGCCACCGACGGCGGCTACGCGAAGCGCACCAAGGTGGACGAGTACCGGGTGCAGGGTCGCGGCGGTCTCGGCATCAAGGCGGCCAAGATCGTGGAGGATCGCGGCTCGCTGGTCGGGGCGCTGGTGGTGGAGGAATCGGATGAAATCCTCGCAATCACCCTGGGCGGCGGCGTCATTCGCACAAGAGTGGCCGAAGTTCGTGAAACCAGTCGTGACACCATGGGCGTCCAACTGATCAACCTGGGTAAGCGGGATGCCGTCGTCGGCATCGCCCGCAACGCTGAGGGAGCCGGTGAGGACGAGCTGGACGAGACCGCCGACGGCGAGGCTGCCGTGGACGGGACGGTCGACGCGTCGGGCACGGAGGCCGCCCCGGCGGACGCCGAGGCCACGGAATCCGGTGTCGGCGAAGACGAGGACCAGGACCGGACGGACGACTCGTCCGACTGA
- a CDS encoding DUF3566 domain-containing protein — MSGATGAAGGNAASGRKGPGPSVPQGGMAGGQMAGGQMAGGQMAGEATAVRPTVVGGGTAAARRRQAGGPPSAPSAQPQSGAQPGQYPQQSAQQHTASAQAAPPAAAPAAGRSGYSTPTTYQKGQPTPPGGTRVPGAARPDGAARPAPASAPSAPPSGRTRRARLRVSRTDPWSVMKISFLLSIALGVVTLVGASLLWILLDVAGVFSSVGGTIKQATGSDTNGGFDLQSYLSFGNVLMTTGLIAVIDVVLLTALSTLASFIYNMAAGITGGIELTLAEED; from the coding sequence GTGAGTGGAGCCACGGGCGCCGCTGGCGGCAACGCCGCTTCGGGGCGGAAGGGCCCTGGGCCGAGCGTGCCCCAGGGCGGTATGGCCGGCGGTCAGATGGCCGGCGGTCAGATGGCCGGCGGACAGATGGCGGGCGAGGCCACGGCGGTGCGGCCGACGGTCGTCGGCGGAGGCACCGCCGCGGCGCGCCGCCGCCAGGCCGGCGGTCCGCCGTCGGCGCCGTCCGCGCAGCCCCAGTCGGGCGCGCAGCCGGGGCAGTACCCGCAGCAGTCGGCGCAGCAGCACACGGCCTCGGCACAGGCGGCTCCGCCCGCGGCGGCCCCCGCTGCCGGGCGCTCGGGCTACTCGACGCCGACGACGTACCAGAAGGGCCAGCCGACGCCTCCCGGCGGCACCAGGGTGCCCGGGGCGGCACGGCCGGACGGGGCGGCCCGTCCGGCCCCGGCGTCGGCGCCGTCCGCGCCGCCGTCCGGCCGGACCCGGCGGGCCCGGCTGCGGGTCTCCCGGACCGACCCGTGGTCGGTGATGAAGATCAGCTTCCTGCTGTCCATCGCGCTGGGCGTGGTCACCCTGGTCGGCGCCTCGCTGCTGTGGATCCTGCTGGACGTTGCGGGCGTGTTCAGCTCGGTCGGCGGCACGATCAAGCAGGCGACCGGCTCCGACACCAACGGCGGTTTCGACCTCCAGTCGTACCTGTCCTTCGGCAACGTGCTGATGACCACGGGTCTGATCGCGGTGATCGACGTGGTGCTGCTGACGGCCCTGTCGACGCTGGCGTCGTTCATCTACAACATGGCGGCCGGCATCACCGGCGGCATCGAGCTGACGCTCGCCGAAGAGGACTGA
- a CDS encoding DLW-39 family protein — MKKLLLVALAALGGYFVYRQVQADRAEQDLWTEATDAVPVGAR; from the coding sequence GTGAAGAAGCTTCTTCTGGTAGCCCTGGCTGCACTCGGCGGGTACTTCGTGTACCGCCAGGTCCAGGCGGACCGCGCCGAGCAGGACCTGTGGACCGAGGCGACGGACGCTGTCCCGGTCGGTGCCCGCTAG
- a CDS encoding DUF6191 domain-containing protein, with amino-acid sequence MVALVALTVPGLVILLTAVMVIDQIALRASRTSWIPWRGSGREGQVSSTGFEQLHLVFSAGKQHELDERKSSLMLRDDEGDGAPPRTRVDLDGGQAVVRLPGAAG; translated from the coding sequence ATGGTGGCTCTGGTGGCGCTCACGGTGCCCGGACTGGTCATCCTGCTCACTGCGGTCATGGTGATCGATCAGATCGCGCTACGGGCCAGCAGGACCTCGTGGATCCCCTGGCGCGGCTCCGGCCGGGAGGGCCAGGTCAGCTCGACCGGCTTCGAGCAGCTGCACCTGGTGTTCTCCGCCGGGAAGCAGCACGAACTGGATGAGCGGAAGAGCTCGTTGATGCTCCGTGACGACGAGGGCGACGGTGCGCCTCCGCGCACACGGGTGGATCTCGACGGCGGGCAGGCGGTCGTCCGGCTGCCCGGGGCGGCCGGCTGA
- a CDS encoding Uma2 family endonuclease, which produces MSTMYPEYAQWLRQVRRSMKLPKAVKLLFDQGRLYMSPVTEAHSEADDSIRLQLAEQLAGEAGLHVTRDKGVLPELDGYTPEPDVLVVDAGVLGPGDAFVKQEHVHFVAESVSRSTVGQDYGRKLNQYAARGIAVYLIVDVLTGECVLYREPKGDEYTSAVPYRFGEEVRFTLAGVAVTVRTDFKRIR; this is translated from the coding sequence ATGAGCACGATGTACCCGGAGTACGCGCAGTGGCTGCGGCAGGTGCGGCGGTCGATGAAGCTGCCCAAGGCGGTCAAGCTGCTGTTCGACCAGGGGCGTCTGTACATGTCCCCGGTGACGGAGGCCCACAGCGAGGCGGATGACTCGATCCGGTTGCAGTTGGCGGAGCAGCTCGCCGGCGAGGCGGGGCTGCACGTGACGCGGGACAAGGGGGTGCTGCCGGAGCTGGACGGCTACACGCCTGAGCCGGACGTGCTGGTGGTGGACGCGGGAGTGCTCGGTCCGGGGGACGCTTTCGTCAAGCAGGAGCACGTGCACTTCGTTGCCGAGAGCGTGTCGCGTTCCACGGTCGGTCAGGACTACGGGCGCAAGCTCAACCAGTACGCGGCGCGCGGCATCGCGGTGTACCTGATTGTGGACGTGCTGACCGGGGAGTGCGTGCTGTACCGGGAGCCCAAGGGCGACGAGTACACCTCGGCGGTGCCCTACCGCTTCGGCGAGGAGGTCCGTTTCACTCTCGCCGGGGTCGCCGTGACGGTGCGTACCGACTTCAAGAGAATCCGCTGA
- a CDS encoding serine/threonine-protein kinase, with amino-acid sequence MSDNVHVQRGLTMNGQVGLVVGGRYRLSERIRSEADSTFWTALDQNLGTLVAANEFVPPDPVAAAGWLASAADEARNAAGICHPALAAVQDVFVEDGTLWIIAAAAGGRTLRELISDHGPLPATTVALLARGLLDALGATHGAGLPHRRVVPDCVVFTAVGNVALTSLGVPPPRLDVGIRSATAFDPIQYAAPELLMGNEASSAADLYALGATLFHVLEGQPPYLCDSAAMTVASVLSPAPPPMPVHGYDQLRLLVSRLLTKDPDGRPNAVQARDLLAGSSGGAIPAFPARPSVRAAALVTVLAVAAVASLITVAVFALSGGDGSARPSAISPPSSTGTPSTSSPVTSGSPLAGELADPCSAVTPTVQADLALSQGQAPATKSPAQERNCQWQSPLLDPSDPSGPGTFTLVYFAGAIPINGPSGVTPVSVSVPGLPAVTEVSTTSGLACVLYWHTSFGETVVEAQRPTDSVQLDVCPLAIRFAAALAPSLTG; translated from the coding sequence GTGTCGGACAACGTGCACGTACAGCGGGGGCTGACGATGAACGGACAGGTGGGACTTGTCGTCGGGGGCCGGTACCGACTCAGCGAACGGATCCGGTCGGAGGCGGACAGCACCTTCTGGACAGCCCTGGACCAGAACCTCGGCACCCTGGTTGCTGCCAACGAGTTCGTTCCGCCCGACCCGGTGGCCGCTGCGGGTTGGTTGGCCTCGGCAGCCGACGAGGCCCGGAATGCAGCCGGGATATGCCACCCTGCCTTGGCCGCTGTTCAGGATGTCTTCGTGGAGGACGGGACTCTGTGGATCATCGCAGCGGCTGCCGGGGGCCGCACGCTTCGGGAGCTGATCAGCGATCACGGCCCTCTCCCCGCGACCACGGTTGCGCTGCTGGCTCGCGGCCTGCTCGACGCGCTCGGTGCTACACACGGCGCGGGCCTGCCGCACCGGCGTGTAGTACCTGACTGTGTGGTGTTCACTGCGGTGGGCAACGTCGCGCTCACCAGTTTGGGGGTGCCGCCCCCAAGGCTTGACGTGGGGATCAGGTCGGCCACCGCGTTCGATCCGATCCAGTACGCGGCCCCCGAACTGCTCATGGGTAACGAGGCCAGCTCCGCCGCCGACCTCTACGCCCTTGGTGCGACGCTCTTCCACGTGCTCGAAGGCCAACCGCCGTACTTGTGTGACTCTGCCGCCATGACCGTTGCCTCGGTGCTCTCGCCCGCCCCGCCGCCGATGCCTGTGCACGGCTACGACCAGCTCAGACTGCTGGTCTCGCGGCTGCTCACCAAGGACCCGGACGGCCGCCCCAACGCCGTCCAGGCCAGGGATCTGCTGGCGGGTAGCAGCGGTGGCGCGATCCCCGCCTTTCCCGCGCGCCCGTCGGTCCGGGCAGCCGCGCTCGTGACCGTGCTGGCGGTGGCCGCTGTCGCCAGCCTGATCACCGTTGCAGTCTTCGCGCTCTCCGGCGGTGACGGCTCTGCGCGGCCTTCTGCGATCAGTCCCCCTTCCAGCACGGGTACACCCTCGACCAGCTCGCCGGTAACTTCTGGATCGCCCCTGGCGGGCGAACTGGCCGATCCCTGCTCGGCCGTAACGCCGACGGTCCAGGCCGACTTGGCGCTTTCGCAGGGGCAGGCACCGGCTACAAAGAGCCCCGCGCAGGAACGCAACTGCCAGTGGCAGAGCCCGCTGTTGGACCCCTCGGACCCCAGTGGTCCCGGCACCTTCACCCTCGTCTATTTTGCCGGGGCTATTCCGATCAATGGACCCAGCGGAGTGACGCCCGTCTCGGTGTCCGTTCCGGGTCTGCCCGCCGTGACCGAGGTCAGTACCACCAGTGGGCTGGCCTGCGTACTGTATTGGCACACCTCCTTCGGCGAGACCGTTGTGGAGGCGCAGCGGCCGACCGATTCGGTACAGCTGGACGTGTGTCCGCTCGCGATCCGGTTCGCCGCGGCGCTGGCGCCGAGCCTCACGGGTTGA